The segment CGCACTTGTTTGGCGTTTAATTCTATGTCCACATCCACCGCGAAAAAGGCATCAACCGGGATGGTGTAATCGGGAATGACGCGGGATTTATTTTCGGCTGCCGGCGTCTCACTGTCCACATCCAGCAGTTGCAGGTCATCCATATGTATTTGGGTTGCGGTTATGAGACCCTTGACTATGGGGCGCGGTGTTTGTTGAACAATGGTAAGATTGGCCTTAAGATCACTTTTGCCGACCCGCAGATCTTCCTCATATGTGAAACGGTTGCCATTAGCCGTGAAGCGCCCCCGGGTATCGAACTCGCCCCGCAGCGGCACCAAAAAATTGGCTAAAGGGTCAATAACCTGTATGTCGGTGCCTGACATTTCGTACGCCAATTCAAACACTTTATTTTCAAATGGCCTGTTAATGCTTCCTTCGGCCTGTAACTGCAAGTCTTCTCTGTGAAACTTCACCCGCAACGGCAGGGGGGAGCCGGCTTTGCGAATTTGGGTCAAATTTGCGGTGCTGAATTCGGCATTAAAAGGCACATCCTGCAGTGTTCCTTTGATATCACCCTTTAGTGGCAGATCTTTATCAGCCCCAATCGCTGCACTTTCGATCTCGAAATCGTAGATCCGGTCGCCAACATCAAGTGTGTAGGTCAAGTTGGCCGGCTTAATTTGCACAGTGAAGGACGGTTGTGCCAGCAATGCGCGCAGCGTATTCCCGCGACTGCTGCCATCAAAGGTGACTGTCTCCGCCGTCCCGGCAACGATATCCGGCATTTTTAGCTGTTTAAGTGTTTGGCCCACATCCATTTTAGCGGCCTTGGCCTTAAGCGAAACAGTGGCAACGTTATTACGCTGGCGCAGCTGCATTTGACCTTTTACGGGGTGGCCCGCCGCTTTTGTGCGAAACGTGACACCCAGGTTACCGTTTTCCAGTGTCACGGTAGATTTAACGTCTGTAACGGGAATAGGGCTGTCCACTATATCCTTTACCGAAAGGTCAAGCTTGGCGTCAAAGGCTTTTAAACTCTCAAACTTTATAAGGCGATCCAACAGCCCCTTCGACTTGCTTTTCGCCGCTGTTTTGGATGAGGCGTTAAACGCGCTGAGGGTGAGGCGCTTGGCAGACAACTTGCCGCTCAGAGCCGGTCGGGGTGCTTTGTCTTCCCAGCGGGCACTTCCGGTAATTCGGTTTTTTCTAGCCTGAATCTGCAGGTTATTGATTTGGTGCCCAGTACCGTCGCTGTTGATGTCAGCCCGTAGATCGAATTTACCGATGGCTGGAAGAGAAGTACCGAACAACGGGCTCAGACTCTCAAAGCGATTGCCAGAGATACGCGTAGCAAGCTGTAAGACGTTGCCGCCTTCGCTGGTCCCGATAGCGCCTTCGCCCTTAATGGTCGCCCCGGAGGCAGCGGCTTCAAATTTTAGGGGCCAGGTCTTGTTGGCGGTCTTAGCGGTTGCTGTGGGGCCGCCTGTCATGGACAGCGTTAAGGGGACTTTGTCAAGCTTGGCGTCCAGTGATGCCGTTAGGGATCCTTTTTTGTTAGCGGTTATGCTGCCCTGTGCAACGCTTAGCGTCTGCCAGGGCCCAACTTTTTCAATGGTGCCTTTGAGTTTGCTGAAGGTGAAATGATCTTCTTGAAATTGAGTGCGAAATGAAAGCTGATAGGGACCGGTTTGCGGCAATCCCGCGTCGAGGAATTTTGCCAGGGCCTCCAGATTTTTGCCCTGCAATCGGGCATCAAACTCTAAACGTTCCTTGATATTGGTCGGGATCAATTCTCCTTTGATGGTCAATTTTGTATCCACCACGTCTAGTTGTGCCGCTATCGGCCAGGGGGCTGTATGCGAGATACCCTTAAGAGATTGCGAAGAGTTGATCTTAAGCGCAAACGGTGTTTCTCCAAACTGCCCCTGCACGGAAACCTGAAGCGGATCGTCCTGTCCGCCGGAGGCTTCTCCACTAAGGATATTGAGTGCGGGTGTTTCCGCAGGCCCCTGGAGTCGGGCGGTGATGTCGGTCACGCGGAAGGAACCCGGATATTTATTGACGTTGGCCGATAAATCAAAAGGGCCGGTGGTTGGAAAAGTCTCGCCAAATAGTGTTTCAAGAGAATCCGCCTGGCTGCCACTGATCTTGATGTGGTAGTCGCCCCGTTGCCATTTGAATGCCTGCTCCATTTGCCCGGCAAGTGCCAGTGACATATCGGGCCCTTGGATGTCCAAATGAATGGACCACGGGTTTTCAGGCGTCGATAACTCTGCAGCACCATCAGCGGCCAGCAGGAGGGTAAATGTCATGTCTTTGGTTGAGCCCTTAGCCTCAATTCGTTCCGGCTCTCCGGGAATGTTCCAGAGCCGGGCGTGATTGATCCCAAAGCGCATGCTGTGTCCGTCAGCGGTTTTATAATCGATGACGCTGTCATTGACCTGGAAGCGTTCAACCGCCGGGAATAGCCTGGGTGCGTCGCTTTGGTCGCGATCTCCAAAAGTGTAATTATTGACACCGTCAGGGCCTTTCTCGATGATCAGATTCGCACCGTTAAATACAACATCCAGAACTTCCAATTTGCCGAAAAACAGTGGTATAAGAGCCACTTGGACAGCGACTTTTTCAGCCGTAGCAAAATACGGGCTCGTGGCCCAATCCGGGTTGGCGATGGATATATCCTCGACGATTATTCGCGGTTGCAGGGAGCGTTCCAAATCAATGGGGCCGGCTATCTTAAATTTCCGGCCGAAGGCTTCGCTGGCTCTGGTCTCAATTTGATTGCGAAAAACAGAAGGATCCACGAACATCAGAGTCGCAACGGTCGCAACGGCCGCCAGCACCAGCCCAATAATCACAATTAAAACGATTTTGTTTATGCGCATGTTTCGTGTTTTGTTCTAAAACGATGTCATATGGCTGAGATTTTTTATCAAAAATGATGCCTACTGCCCCGGGCTAAATAGAAAAATTCCAGGAGTTTTCAATCTGGCACGATCGATAACGTCAAATACACCCAGGCCAAAGTTTAATCCGGCCACATAAAAAGTACTCGCCAAGCCGTATACATTACGTGTTTCACCGGGAGTGTCGTATGCGGCAACGACTTGTAAAGATTTAGGGTTGCGAATATTGATAAGCTGAAGACCACCGGAACCGTCAGCGACCAGAAGCAGGTCATACAGCGGGTAGACACCCTGGGCCTCACCGGGTGTCACCAGCGACCCGGTCACACGCGGCTGTTTCGGGTTGCTGATATTGATCGTATAAATACCACCGAGCAAATCAGCTACAAAGGCATTTTCTTCCAAGATAATAGCCGAGCGCGCATCTCGCGGTGCATTGACAGATGCCGCCAATATCGGCTGAGAAGGTCTTTTGATGTTAATAATCTGAAGACCGCCCCTGCCGGCTGCCACATACGCATGGTCGCCGGCAACAAAAACGCTGTGAGCCTTGCCCGGAAGAGACAAAGATGCTTCTATTCTCGGGTGTGCGGCATCGCGTATGTTGATCACCTGAAGACCGGCCTGGGCATCCGCCACGCAGGCGTAATCGCCAAACACATAAACATTGCGCGCATCACCGGGTGTCGCAATCGAACCAGTAATCCTGGGGCTATCCGGTTTGCGAATATCTATAATTTGAAGACCGGCAGAACCGGCGGCTACATAAGCAAAGCTGCTGATGGCAAAAACGCCCTTGGCTTCTCCGGGCGTATCCACCGCGGCAACCTGGATAGGCTGATTAGCGCGGATATCGACTACGTGAAGCCCGTGCGTCCCCCCCGCAACATAGGCATGCTGACCCAACACAAAGACATCTGATCCCGTCAGCTTTTCGGCGCCGGCACCGGCTGAGACCAGAACAAGGCTTATCAAGATGGCTACGCGCACCAAAGGTAAAGAACGACGTTGTATCATATGACCTCCCAACTTCAATGCGACATTATCTCCGAATATTGTCGTGGCAGCTGCTGAAAACAGTGACTTATTGCATCCGTATTTATTTCTGGCGGTCTAACGATCATAAGTTCTATATTCTATGAACGAATACGGGTGAAATCAATACTTCTTCCAAGATGAATCCACTCAAATAACGCCGGGCTGTTGGCGGCAACCCATTAAATGACACTTCAATTTACGGCGCAATAGCCGATCGGACGGTTTGCGGCTGAATCTGAAAAGATGAGATGGGCAGCTGCAATCTGAAGCGCCGAAACCGATAATTGGAACTGAGGCACCTTTAAAACCATTGAAGGCGCCTGCCCATCGGTGTTCATGTCTTTCAGGGTGATACGAATAGCATACTTCTTTTAGTTTTAAAATCGGTCGTAAATAATCCATGTGCCAGTGCGGACGGTGCGACATGCGGATATGGTGGGCAATGCGCGCTTTGAGACCGCCGGGACCGAAGGCGCTGCCGACGTACACATAGCTGCCGGGTTTGATATTAAATCGGCCGAGCTTGCCGACCTCAACCTGTTGATCGGAATCACAAGTCATGATCAACGCATATGTACCGGGCTGAGCTTTCATAGAAATAGTGTAAATTTTTACCACAGAGAGCACAGAGCTCACAGAGATAAATTAAAACTGTTAAGCGTTAGATTGAAAGTTTTTGATTTCTCCGTGGGCTCCGCGAGCTCTGTGGTAATTATTTTTCAAAAGAAACTTCCGTTAACTTTCCGTATAACCGCTCGGTATT is part of the Desulfobacterales bacterium genome and harbors:
- a CDS encoding GIY-YIG nuclease family protein, which produces MTCDSDQQVEVGKLGRFNIKPGSYVYVGSAFGPGGLKARIAHHIRMSHRPHWHMDYLRPILKLKEVCYSYHPERHEHRWAGAFNGFKGASVPIIGFGASDCSCPSHLFRFSRKPSDRLLRRKLKCHLMGCRQQPGVI
- a CDS encoding AsmA family protein; this encodes MRINKIVLIVIIGLVLAAVATVATLMFVDPSVFRNQIETRASEAFGRKFKIAGPIDLERSLQPRIIVEDISIANPDWATSPYFATAEKVAVQVALIPLFFGKLEVLDVVFNGANLIIEKGPDGVNNYTFGDRDQSDAPRLFPAVERFQVNDSVIDYKTADGHSMRFGINHARLWNIPGEPERIEAKGSTKDMTFTLLLAADGAAELSTPENPWSIHLDIQGPDMSLALAGQMEQAFKWQRGDYHIKISGSQADSLETLFGETFPTTGPFDLSANVNKYPGSFRVTDITARLQGPAETPALNILSGEASGGQDDPLQVSVQGQFGETPFALKINSSQSLKGISHTAPWPIAAQLDVVDTKLTIKGELIPTNIKERLEFDARLQGKNLEALAKFLDAGLPQTGPYQLSFRTQFQEDHFTFSKLKGTIEKVGPWQTLSVAQGSITANKKGSLTASLDAKLDKVPLTLSMTGGPTATAKTANKTWPLKFEAAASGATIKGEGAIGTSEGGNVLQLATRISGNRFESLSPLFGTSLPAIGKFDLRADINSDGTGHQINNLQIQARKNRITGSARWEDKAPRPALSGKLSAKRLTLSAFNASSKTAAKSKSKGLLDRLIKFESLKAFDAKLDLSVKDIVDSPIPVTDVKSTVTLENGNLGVTFRTKAAGHPVKGQMQLRQRNNVATVSLKAKAAKMDVGQTLKQLKMPDIVAGTAETVTFDGSSRGNTLRALLAQPSFTVQIKPANLTYTLDVGDRIYDFEIESAAIGADKDLPLKGDIKGTLQDVPFNAEFSTANLTQIRKAGSPLPLRVKFHREDLQLQAEGSINRPFENKVFELAYEMSGTDIQVIDPLANFLVPLRGEFDTRGRFTANGNRFTYEEDLRVGKSDLKANLTIVQQTPRPIVKGLITATQIHMDDLQLLDVDSETPAAENKSRVIPDYTIPVDAFFAVDVDIELNAKQVRGKLGGLGEIISKFHLKNGQLTSSYSATGSKGAQFNGEFDVDAASDPPLSRLHIKANDIDLGFLLSNLEVTDLVEGNVDLLVDLAGSGTTRYNILGNVAGRISVIGGPGRISGRKIDLWAADLVPTMLSNQWESEDVTETNCLVARIEVGEGQAAIEEFLLDTQRITIAAGGILNLENEELDIIMAPRPKRASLVSLANPVRIQGTLTEPEVSVTRLPRRRQVAGSGILAGLVNPAFLVFAFSDRGTGEANPCDAAVEHARNRLETEQQ